In the Flagellimonas sp. MMG031 genome, one interval contains:
- a CDS encoding acyl-CoA desaturase has product MNTNTIRFSRKDSAQFFRTLNKRVNEYFKENNLKKTGNWKLHLKTIVMFAIFLTPYFLMLTLDLPFWGYLLLSITMGVGMAGVGMNVMHDGNHGAYSNKKWVNKLMGSSIYILAGNVYNWQVQHNVLHHTYTNIHEHDEDMEAGRILRFSKHAEWRKHHKFQHYYSILLYGLLTFNWAITTDFQQMYRYMKRKLSYGKLPNPVINWSTLVITKVIYITIWIVLPLIFVDIAWWQVLLGFFIMHYVAGVILSVVFQLAHIVDHADTPLPDEAGNMKNTWAIHQLFTTVNFGTKNRIVNWFTGGLNHQVEHHIFPNISHIHYTNISKIVKQTAREFNLPYHEYKTTRKAIISHFKHLKELGKNPAVQYQ; this is encoded by the coding sequence ATGAATACGAATACCATCCGGTTTTCACGAAAGGATTCCGCACAATTTTTCAGAACATTGAACAAAAGAGTGAACGAATACTTCAAAGAAAATAACCTCAAGAAAACCGGGAACTGGAAACTTCACTTGAAAACGATAGTGATGTTTGCCATTTTTTTGACCCCCTATTTTTTAATGTTGACCCTGGATTTACCCTTTTGGGGCTATTTGTTACTTTCCATAACCATGGGTGTGGGAATGGCCGGAGTGGGAATGAACGTTATGCACGATGGCAATCACGGAGCCTACTCCAACAAAAAATGGGTAAACAAGCTCATGGGCAGCAGCATTTACATTTTGGCCGGAAATGTGTACAACTGGCAAGTACAGCATAATGTGCTGCACCACACCTACACCAACATCCATGAACACGATGAGGACATGGAAGCAGGAAGGATCCTAAGGTTCTCCAAGCATGCCGAATGGAGAAAGCACCACAAATTTCAACACTACTATTCCATTTTGCTTTATGGTCTATTGACCTTTAACTGGGCCATCACCACAGATTTCCAACAGATGTACCGTTACATGAAACGGAAATTGAGCTATGGTAAACTGCCCAATCCAGTCATCAACTGGAGTACTTTGGTCATAACAAAAGTGATTTACATAACCATTTGGATCGTGCTACCATTGATTTTTGTAGACATTGCCTGGTGGCAGGTACTTCTTGGATTCTTTATCATGCACTATGTGGCAGGAGTTATCCTTAGCGTTGTTTTCCAATTGGCACATATTGTGGATCATGCGGACACACCGCTTCCCGATGAAGCCGGAAACATGAAAAACACTTGGGCCATCCACCAATTGTTTACCACCGTGAATTTTGGCACTAAGAACCGTATCGTAAACTGGTTTACCGGTGGATTGAACCATCAGGTGGAGCATCACATCTTCCCGAACATCAGCCACATCCATTACACAAATATTTCCAAAATTGTGAAACAAACGGCACGGGAATTCAATTTGCCATACCACGAGTACAAAACTACCAGAAAAGCTATAATTTCGCACTTCAAACATCTGAAGGAGCTGGGCAAAAATCCAGCCGTTCAGTACCAGTAA
- the rsmG gene encoding 16S rRNA (guanine(527)-N(7))-methyltransferase RsmG, which yields MKAELVFKYFTTLNNEQQEQFAKLEALYKDWNQKINVVSRKDIDELYLRHVLHSLGIAQIQTFNEGSQILDVGTGGGFPGIPLAILFPNVKFTLVDAIGKKIKVVDEVVEGLGLQNVKTYHSRVEEIPGQFDFIVSRAVAAMPTFVHWTKGKIKKDSSHQRKNGILYLKGGDLTEELKGYETVQVFDLNEYFEEEFFETKKVVYLPQKYKG from the coding sequence ATGAAAGCGGAACTTGTCTTTAAATATTTTACGACGCTCAACAATGAACAACAAGAGCAGTTCGCCAAACTGGAAGCGTTGTACAAGGATTGGAACCAAAAAATAAATGTGGTTTCCAGAAAGGATATTGATGAGCTTTATCTGCGCCATGTGCTTCATTCCCTTGGGATTGCCCAAATTCAAACGTTCAACGAAGGTTCCCAGATTTTGGACGTGGGCACTGGTGGTGGCTTTCCCGGTATTCCTCTGGCCATACTATTTCCAAACGTGAAATTCACCCTTGTAGACGCCATTGGAAAAAAAATCAAAGTGGTGGATGAGGTCGTTGAGGGACTTGGATTGCAGAATGTGAAAACCTACCATTCCAGGGTAGAGGAGATTCCGGGTCAGTTCGATTTTATTGTAAGCAGGGCGGTGGCCGCTATGCCCACCTTTGTGCACTGGACCAAGGGAAAAATCAAAAAAGATTCCTCCCACCAACGAAAAAATGGCATACTTTACCTTAAAGGCGGCGACCTTACCGAAGAGTTAAAAGGTTATGAGACCGTCCAAGTATTCGATTTGAATGAATATTTTGAAGAGGAATTTTTCGAGACCAAAAAAGTGGTGTACTT